In one Pseudomonadota bacterium genomic region, the following are encoded:
- a CDS encoding inositol monophosphatase family protein codes for MQGSANLTVMMNTARKAGRSLVKDFAEVEQLQVSSKGPGDFVSRADIRAEEIIREELTRARPTYGWLAEESGETPGEDPTRRWIVDPLDGTTNYLHGLPHWAVSIALEHKGQIVAGVVYDPAKDEMFFAEKGVGAFMNDTRLRVSGRRSMIEAVFATGLPFGGRGDLPDTLQDLARLLPAVAGVRRWGTASLDLAYVAAGRYDGFWERRLKPWDLAAGIIIVKEAGGFVEPLDPAGDILADGEIICANDPLFPGFAKVIRN; via the coding sequence ATGCAAGGCTCGGCCAATCTGACCGTCATGATGAACACCGCCCGCAAGGCGGGGCGGTCGCTCGTGAAGGACTTCGCGGAGGTCGAGCAGCTGCAGGTCTCCTCCAAGGGGCCGGGCGACTTCGTGAGCCGCGCCGATATCCGCGCCGAGGAGATCATCCGCGAAGAGCTGACGCGGGCGCGCCCCACCTATGGCTGGCTGGCCGAGGAAAGCGGCGAGACGCCGGGGGAGGATCCCACGCGGCGCTGGATCGTGGACCCACTCGACGGCACGACGAACTACCTCCACGGGCTGCCGCACTGGGCGGTGTCGATCGCGCTCGAGCACAAGGGGCAGATCGTGGCGGGCGTGGTCTATGACCCGGCCAAGGACGAGATGTTTTTCGCCGAAAAGGGCGTGGGTGCCTTCATGAACGACACGCGGCTGCGCGTATCGGGCCGGCGTTCGATGATCGAGGCCGTCTTTGCCACGGGGCTGCCCTTTGGCGGGCGGGGCGATCTGCCCGACACGCTGCAGGACCTCGCGCGGCTCCTGCCCGCGGTGGCGGGTGTACGGCGCTGGGGGACGGCCTCGCTCGATCTCGCTTACGTGGCCGCGGGGCGCTATGACGGCTTCTGGGAACGGCGGCTGAAACCCTGGGACCTCGCGGCGGGGATCATCATCGTCAAGGAGGCGGGCGGCTTCGTGGAGCCGCTCGATCCAGCGGGCGACATCCTCGCCGATGGCGAGATCATCTGCGCCAACGACCCGCTCTTCCCCGGCTTCGCCAAGGTCATCCGCAACTGA
- a CDS encoding LysR family transcriptional regulator, which produces MHIDLKHLRAVKMIHEAGGLARAADLLHITQSALSHQIKGLEDQVGVDLFVRRTKPLKLSSAGMRMLRLAEKVLPEISAVEDEFRGLQAGKTGRLHIAIECHACFEWLFPVLEAFRKAWPDVDVDIRPGLAFEAMPALAREEVDLVVSSDPEDLDGITFAPLFDYEAVFVASSAHPLAEKAFVEAEDFRDEQLITYPVERSRLDVFSQLLMPAKVEPRGIRQVELTAVILLLVASNRGVAVLPDWVVREVRYNSDYVTRPLTRDGITRRLYAAVREEDATKPFMAHLLKLARSEPLKLQRR; this is translated from the coding sequence TTGCATATCGACCTCAAGCATCTGCGCGCCGTGAAAATGATCCACGAGGCGGGCGGCCTCGCGCGGGCCGCGGACCTGCTCCACATCACGCAGTCCGCGCTCTCCCACCAGATCAAGGGTCTCGAGGACCAGGTGGGCGTGGACCTTTTCGTGCGCCGGACGAAGCCGCTGAAGCTCTCCTCGGCGGGGATGCGGATGCTGCGGCTGGCGGAGAAGGTCTTGCCGGAGATTTCCGCCGTGGAAGACGAATTCCGCGGGCTCCAGGCGGGCAAGACCGGGCGGCTCCATATCGCCATCGAATGCCATGCCTGTTTCGAATGGCTCTTCCCTGTGCTTGAGGCCTTCCGCAAGGCCTGGCCCGACGTGGACGTGGACATCAGGCCCGGCCTCGCCTTCGAGGCGATGCCCGCGCTCGCGCGCGAGGAGGTGGACCTCGTCGTCTCCTCGGACCCCGAGGACCTCGACGGGATCACCTTCGCCCCGCTTTTCGACTACGAGGCCGTGTTCGTGGCCTCGTCGGCCCATCCGCTGGCGGAGAAGGCCTTTGTGGAGGCGGAGGATTTCCGGGACGAACAGCTCATCACGTACCCGGTGGAGCGGTCCCGGCTCGATGTCTTCTCCCAGCTCCTGATGCCCGCGAAGGTGGAGCCGCGGGGCATCCGGCAGGTGGAACTCACTGCCGTGATCCTGCTCCTCGTGGCCTCGAACCGCGGGGTCGCCGTGCTGCCGGATTGGGTGGTGCGTGAGGTACGCTACAATTCCGATTACGTGACGCGGCCGCTCACGCGGGACGGGATTACTCGCCGCCTTTACGCGGCGGTCCGCGAGGAGGACGCGACCAAGCCTTTCATGGCGCATCTTCTCAAACTGGCCCGCTCCGAGCCCCTGAAGCTCCAGCGCCGCTAG
- a CDS encoding methylenetetrahydrofolate reductase, with product MSYPAVSFEFFPPKDIPASFGLWDAAQALLPFGPRHVSVTYGAGGTTRELTHETVTALSRQGAQVAAHLTCIEASRAETLAIAEGYRAAGVTDIVALRGDAPGGGAFAPHAEGFTSSVELVGALAADGFDVHVGAYPEPHPESRSARADLEWLRAKFQAGAKTAVTQFFFEAETFLRFRDACADAGISAPIVPGILPIHNWASVARFAKRCGTEIPAELAAAFETAERDGRSDLLALAHAAELCSALVEEGVEQLHFYTLNRPTLTRDVLRALGLPRQEPLRDVA from the coding sequence ATGTCGTACCCCGCCGTTTCATTCGAGTTCTTCCCGCCGAAAGACATTCCCGCCTCCTTCGGGCTCTGGGACGCCGCGCAGGCGCTTTTGCCCTTCGGCCCGCGGCATGTGTCGGTGACCTACGGCGCCGGCGGCACCACGCGGGAGCTCACGCACGAGACGGTAACAGCGCTCTCGCGGCAGGGGGCGCAGGTCGCCGCGCATCTCACCTGCATCGAGGCCTCGCGCGCCGAGACGCTGGCCATCGCCGAGGGCTACCGCGCCGCGGGCGTGACCGACATCGTGGCGCTGCGCGGCGATGCCCCGGGCGGCGGGGCGTTTGCCCCTCATGCCGAGGGCTTCACCTCCTCCGTGGAGCTCGTGGGCGCGCTGGCCGCTGACGGCTTTGACGTCCACGTGGGCGCCTATCCCGAGCCCCATCCCGAGAGCCGCAGCGCGCGCGCCGATCTCGAATGGCTCCGCGCCAAGTTTCAGGCGGGCGCAAAGACCGCCGTGACGCAGTTCTTCTTCGAGGCCGAGACCTTCCTCCGTTTCCGCGATGCCTGCGCCGATGCTGGGATTTCGGCGCCGATCGTGCCGGGCATCCTGCCGATCCACAATTGGGCGTCAGTGGCGCGCTTCGCCAAGCGCTGCGGCACCGAGATCCCCGCCGAGCTCGCCGCGGCCTTCGAGACCGCCGAGCGCGATGGACGCAGCGATCTCCTGGCGCTGGCCCATGCCGCGGAGCTCTGCTCGGCGCTCGTCGAGGAAGGCGTGGAGCAGCTTCATTTCTACACGCTCAACCGCCCCACCCTCACCCGCGATGTCCTCCGCGCGCTGGGTCTTCCCCGCCAGGAGCCCTTGCGCGACGTGGCCTGA
- a CDS encoding PaaI family thioesterase — translation MFVATRPEELPSRETLLSLSGLEFMEAMLRGEISRPPISGLMNYRVHAVEPGMVAFRGTAEFAHTNPMGGVHGGWYGTLLDSCMACAVMTTVPKGAVYTTLEYKINITRALPTGIEIEARGEVSHAGRSTGVSTGAIRGVADGKLYASGSTTCLIMDMSG, via the coding sequence ATGTTCGTCGCCACACGCCCAGAAGAGCTGCCCTCGCGCGAGACGCTGCTCTCGCTCTCGGGGCTCGAATTCATGGAGGCGATGCTGCGCGGCGAGATCAGCCGGCCGCCGATCTCGGGACTGATGAATTACCGCGTGCACGCCGTGGAGCCCGGCATGGTGGCCTTTCGCGGCACCGCCGAGTTCGCCCATACCAATCCCATGGGCGGGGTCCACGGGGGCTGGTACGGCACGCTTCTCGATAGCTGCATGGCCTGCGCCGTGATGACGACGGTGCCGAAAGGCGCGGTCTACACGACGCTGGAATACAAGATTAACATCACCCGCGCCCTGCCCACCGGCATCGAGATCGAGGCGCGGGGCGAGGTGAGCCACGCGGGCCGTTCGACGGGCGTCTCCACCGGCGCGATCCGGGGCGTCGCGGACGGCAAGCTCTACGCCTCGGGCTCCACCACCTGCCTCATCATGGACATGTCCGGCTGA
- a CDS encoding DUF2235 domain-containing protein — translation MGLLDRLSGLFGQRFRQVAVAPRARSYRKLVVILDGTMSTLDPGCETNAGLAAKLIRGHGGNDVALYYEAGLPWGDWGDALAIATGDGINGQIKRAYGWLASQYRAGDRIYLIGYSRGAYAARSLAGIVGRVGLLRHDAATERHLREVYRLYCAPKRVAAAEAFAGRHCHDHVEIEAVAVWDTVKALGLRLPLIWMITDRLHHFHDHTLGPHVRAGYQALALNETRRAFAPVLWARKPHWRGRLEQVWFRGTHGDVGGQLRGFHAARPLANIPFVWLMERLQESGLSFSPGWRDGFPRDAHAPSIGAWSGWQKFFWNRWPRRVGRDPSERVHESVSIDVLPMVPGEEGGTAS, via the coding sequence ATGGGGCTCCTTGACCGACTGAGCGGGCTTTTCGGGCAGCGCTTCCGGCAGGTGGCCGTGGCGCCGCGCGCGCGCAGCTATCGCAAGCTCGTGGTGATCCTCGACGGGACCATGTCGACCCTCGATCCCGGCTGCGAGACGAATGCGGGGCTCGCGGCCAAGCTGATCCGCGGCCATGGCGGCAATGACGTGGCGCTCTACTACGAGGCCGGGCTGCCATGGGGCGATTGGGGCGATGCGCTGGCCATCGCCACGGGAGACGGGATCAACGGCCAGATCAAGCGCGCCTATGGCTGGCTGGCCTCGCAGTACCGGGCGGGGGACAGGATCTACCTCATCGGCTATTCGCGGGGGGCCTACGCGGCGCGCTCGCTGGCGGGCATCGTGGGCCGCGTGGGGCTTCTGCGCCATGACGCGGCCACGGAGCGGCACCTGCGCGAGGTCTACCGGCTCTATTGTGCACCCAAGCGCGTGGCGGCGGCGGAGGCCTTCGCCGGGCGGCACTGCCATGACCACGTGGAGATCGAGGCGGTGGCCGTCTGGGACACGGTGAAGGCGCTCGGCCTGCGCTTGCCGCTGATCTGGATGATCACCGACCGGCTCCATCATTTCCACGATCACACCCTCGGGCCCCATGTGCGCGCGGGCTATCAGGCGCTGGCGCTCAACGAGACGCGGCGGGCCTTCGCGCCCGTGCTCTGGGCGCGGAAGCCACACTGGCGCGGCCGGCTCGAGCAGGTCTGGTTCCGCGGCACCCATGGCGATGTCGGCGGGCAGCTTCGCGGCTTCCACGCCGCGCGGCCGCTGGCGAACATTCCTTTCGTATGGCTCATGGAGCGGCTGCAGGAGAGCGGGCTGAGCTTCTCGCCCGGCTGGCGGGACGGCTTCCCCCGCGATGCCCATGCGCCCTCCATCGGGGCCTGGAGCGGGTGGCAGAAATTCTTCTGGAACCGCTGGCCGCGGCGCGTGGGGCGCGATCCTTCCGAGCGCGTCCACGAGAGCGTGTCGATCGATGTCCTGCCCATGGTGCCGGGCGAAGAAGGCGGCACGGCCTCCTGA
- a CDS encoding valine--tRNA ligase, protein MDKTFNAAEAEARLYAAWEEAGCFSAGKHVENAETSAYCVMIPPPNVTGVLHMGHAFNNTLQDILTRWHRMRGFHTLWQPGTDHAGIATQMVVERQLMETQQPGRKELGREKFLEKVWEWKTQSGGTIRDQLKRLGASCDWSREAFTMSGAPGVPPELAKANEGNFHDAVIKVFVKMYEQGLIYRGKRLVNWDPHFETAISDLEVENIETPGHMWHFKYPLAGGATYEYVEKDDDGNVTLRETRDYISIATTRPETMLGDGAVAVHPSDERYAPIVGKYCEIPVGPKEHRRLIPIITDPYPDPDFGSGAVKITGAHDFNDYAVAKRGGIPMYRLMAFDGTMRADGAPYAEEAEKAQAHAKGAAFTENEADAINLVPDDLRGLDRFEARKRVVEQITAEGLAVMVEAPHAPDTDPGPPPAEGEVPGQARDELIPLVESKPIMQPFGDRSKVVIEPMLTDQWFVDTDKIVGPALDAVKNGDVKILPESGEKVYYHWLENIEPWCISRQLWWGHQIPVWYYPPLGWSDEDEKVAQKYVRRKPRSPTSDMANHVCASSFEDAKAQILHNLHHSVHRGTKVEILEGEPLAGHTGIWDTDDGVPAFYLHRDPDVLDTWFSSGLWPIGTLGWPEDSEELKRYFPTTDLITGQDILFFWVARMMMMQLAVVDDIPFKNVYLHGLVRDAKGKKMSKSTGNVVDPLDIVDEYGADALRFSSAAMAALGGVLKLDMERIKGYRNFGTKLWNAARFAEMNGALSARGAVYKTLNTGSANVQNSTNRWIIGETAKVREAVDEALAAYRFNDAASALYAFVWGKVCDWYVEFAKPLLSNEETAQETREVMTWVLEQCCILLHPIMPFITEELWAQTPRERMLAVTEWPTYGTDIVDKSADQEINWVITLIENIRSARAQMNVPASARIPLVAVDMDAAGAAALAAQWPLIERLARVEGPENTGEMPKGALVISAPGCTLGLPVADLIDVDAERARLTKSVGKLDKEIKGLEGRVNNPKFVASAPDDVVEEARANLAARKEERDTLSAAVERLEEMA, encoded by the coding sequence ATGGACAAGACCTTCAACGCCGCCGAGGCCGAAGCACGCCTTTATGCCGCCTGGGAAGAGGCGGGCTGCTTCAGCGCCGGAAAGCACGTAGAGAACGCCGAGACCTCCGCCTACTGCGTGATGATCCCGCCGCCCAATGTCACCGGCGTCCTTCACATGGGTCACGCCTTCAACAACACGCTGCAGGACATCCTCACGCGCTGGCACCGGATGCGCGGCTTCCACACGCTCTGGCAGCCCGGCACGGACCACGCGGGCATCGCCACGCAGATGGTCGTGGAACGCCAGCTCATGGAGACCCAGCAACCGGGCCGCAAGGAGCTCGGCCGCGAGAAATTCCTCGAGAAGGTCTGGGAGTGGAAGACGCAATCGGGCGGCACGATCCGCGATCAATTGAAGCGCCTCGGCGCCTCCTGCGACTGGTCGCGCGAGGCCTTCACGATGTCCGGCGCGCCGGGAGTGCCCCCCGAGCTAGCAAAAGCAAACGAGGGCAATTTCCACGACGCCGTCATCAAGGTCTTCGTGAAGATGTACGAGCAGGGCCTCATCTACCGCGGCAAGCGTCTGGTGAACTGGGATCCGCATTTCGAGACGGCGATCTCCGATCTCGAGGTCGAGAATATCGAGACGCCGGGCCACATGTGGCACTTCAAGTACCCGTTGGCGGGCGGCGCGACCTACGAGTACGTGGAGAAGGATGACGACGGCAACGTCACGCTGCGGGAGACGCGAGACTACATCTCCATCGCCACGACGCGGCCCGAGACGATGCTGGGCGACGGCGCGGTCGCCGTTCACCCGTCAGATGAGCGCTACGCGCCAATCGTCGGAAAATACTGTGAAATCCCGGTGGGTCCGAAAGAGCACCGCCGCCTGATCCCGATCATCACAGATCCCTATCCGGACCCCGACTTCGGCTCGGGCGCGGTGAAGATCACCGGCGCGCACGACTTCAACGACTACGCCGTGGCCAAGCGCGGCGGCATCCCGATGTACCGCCTCATGGCCTTCGACGGCACCATGCGCGCCGACGGCGCCCCCTACGCCGAGGAGGCTGAAAAAGCGCAGGCCCACGCGAAGGGTGCCGCGTTCACGGAAAACGAGGCCGACGCGATCAACCTCGTTCCAGACGATCTGCGCGGGCTCGACCGCTTCGAGGCGCGCAAGAGGGTGGTGGAGCAGATCACCGCTGAGGGCCTCGCGGTGATGGTCGAAGCACCCCACGCCCCGGACACCGATCCGGGGCCTCCGCCTGCTGAGGGAGAGGTCCCGGGTCAAGCCCGGGACGAGTTGATCCCTTTGGTGGAGTCCAAACCCATCATGCAGCCCTTCGGCGACCGCTCGAAGGTGGTCATCGAGCCCATGCTCACCGACCAGTGGTTCGTGGACACCGACAAGATCGTCGGCCCCGCCCTCGACGCAGTGAAGAACGGCGACGTCAAAATCCTCCCCGAGAGCGGAGAGAAGGTCTATTACCATTGGTTAGAGAACATCGAACCCTGGTGCATCTCCCGCCAGCTCTGGTGGGGCCACCAGATCCCGGTGTGGTACTATCCCCCACTCGGATGGTCCGACGAAGACGAAAAAGTTGCTCAAAAGTACGTTCGACGAAAGCCGAGGTCGCCAACCTCGGACATGGCAAATCATGTCTGTGCTTCAAGCTTCGAAGACGCAAAGGCACAAATCCTACATAATCTTCATCATTCTGTGCACCGTGGAACGAAGGTGGAGATACTGGAAGGAGAACCCTTGGCGGGTCACACTGGCATTTGGGACACCGACGACGGGGTCCCGGCCTTTTACCTTCATCGCGACCCCGACGTCCTCGACACCTGGTTCTCCTCCGGCCTCTGGCCCATCGGCACCCTCGGCTGGCCCGAGGACAGCGAGGAGCTCAAACGCTACTTCCCCACCACCGACCTGATCACCGGGCAGGACATCCTCTTCTTCTGGGTGGCGCGGATGATGATGATGCAGCTCGCGGTCGTCGACGACATCCCCTTCAAGAACGTCTACCTCCACGGCCTTGTCCGCGACGCCAAGGGCAAGAAGATGTCGAAGTCGACCGGCAACGTCGTGGACCCGCTCGACATCGTCGATGAATACGGCGCCGACGCGCTGCGCTTCTCGTCGGCGGCCATGGCGGCCCTCGGCGGGGTGCTCAAGCTCGATATGGAGCGCATCAAAGGCTACCGGAATTTCGGCACGAAGCTTTGGAACGCGGCGCGCTTTGCGGAGATGAACGGCGCGCTCTCGGCCCGCGGGGCCGTGTACAAAACGCTCAACACCGGCTCCGCGAATGTACAAAACAGTACAAATCGCTGGATTATCGGCGAAACGGCGAAGGTCCGGGAGGCGGTCGACGAGGCCCTCGCCGCCTACCGCTTCAACGACGCCGCCTCCGCGCTCTACGCCTTCGTCTGGGGCAAGGTTTGCGACTGGTATGTCGAGTTTGCCAAGCCCTTGCTTTCAAACGAGGAAACCGCGCAGGAGACCCGCGAGGTCATGACCTGGGTACTGGAGCAATGCTGCATCCTGCTCCACCCGATCATGCCCTTCATCACCGAGGAGCTCTGGGCCCAGACGCCCCGGGAGCGGATGCTCGCGGTCACGGAATGGCCGACCTATGGCACTGATATCGTTGATAAATCAGCGGATCAGGAGATCAACTGGGTCATCACGCTTATCGAGAATATCCGCTCCGCGCGGGCCCAGATGAACGTCCCCGCTTCTGCCCGCATCCCCCTCGTCGCCGTCGACATGGACGCAGCCGGGGCCGCCGCGCTCGCCGCGCAATGGCCCCTCATCGAGCGCCTCGCCAGGGTCGAAGGCCCTGAAAACACTGGCGAAATGCCCAAGGGCGCGCTCGTCATCTCCGCGCCCGGATGCACCCTCGGCCTTCCCGTCGCCGATCTCATCGACGTCGACGCCGAGCGCGCGCGACTGACGAAGAGCGTTGGCAAACTCGACAAGGAAATCAAGGGCTTGGAAGGGCGTGTGAACAATCCGAAGTTCGTTGCCTCCGCCCCTGACGACGTCGTCGAAGAAGCCCGCGCCAATCTCGCCGCCCGCAAGGAAGAGCGGGACACGCTGTCGGCCGCCGTGGAGCGACTGGAGGAAATGGCATAA